From a region of the bacterium genome:
- a CDS encoding extracellular solute-binding protein, whose amino-acid sequence MTVWRATWLILVVFLVVALLPLSSSVAQPRSTLNLVSMSDRFSGALTRLAPEFERETGIKVNVTIQSYGELYSRAIADFVGRTGGADLYTVDIVWTGEWGENGYLVDLTPMIQRDRAAIAYDDIFPAVWKLGGWQGKQYAFPLAAYAGVLAYNKKVLTDMGIKPPRSVPEFATAIQKLTGDGRYGIVMNGARGAPCAQDWMYHMLIHGGSILDKDGMPALNTPANVRALTFFADMFKYAPPGATSYAWGDRELAFRSGVAMMQIAWSTGVRAHRDPAMSRVATISDITTLPQAAGAPTRYPLGGWSIGINRDSPNKPAAWEFIKWITSQRVRREFVRLGGEPIRRSEVSDPTLLAEFPWFAMVGKSFENADGDFRPRIRQYPRIQDILGLEVNLVITGQKSPKAALDAAQAAAMPLFGR is encoded by the coding sequence ATGACGGTATGGAGAGCAACATGGCTCATCCTGGTGGTTTTCCTCGTGGTTGCGCTGCTGCCGCTGTCGAGCAGCGTGGCACAGCCGAGGTCAACCCTGAACCTCGTCTCGATGTCGGACCGCTTCTCAGGCGCGCTCACACGGCTCGCGCCGGAGTTCGAACGGGAGACGGGCATCAAGGTGAACGTCACGATCCAGAGCTACGGCGAGCTGTACTCCCGGGCCATCGCGGATTTCGTGGGCCGCACCGGGGGAGCCGACCTCTATACGGTGGACATCGTCTGGACCGGGGAGTGGGGGGAGAACGGCTACCTGGTGGACCTTACCCCCATGATCCAGCGCGACCGCGCCGCGATCGCCTACGATGATATCTTCCCGGCGGTGTGGAAGCTGGGCGGCTGGCAGGGCAAGCAGTACGCCTTTCCCCTCGCCGCCTACGCGGGCGTGCTCGCCTACAACAAGAAGGTCCTCACCGACATGGGCATCAAGCCGCCGCGGAGCGTGCCCGAGTTCGCCACGGCCATCCAGAAGCTCACCGGCGACGGGCGCTATGGCATCGTCATGAACGGCGCCCGGGGGGCTCCGTGTGCGCAGGACTGGATGTACCATATGTTGATACATGGCGGAAGCATTCTGGACAAGGACGGAATGCCCGCCCTCAACACCCCTGCCAACGTGCGCGCCCTCACATTCTTTGCAGACATGTTCAAGTACGCGCCTCCGGGAGCCACCAGCTACGCCTGGGGCGACCGCGAGCTGGCTTTCCGCAGCGGGGTTGCCATGATGCAGATCGCCTGGTCCACCGGCGTCCGCGCCCATCGCGATCCCGCGATGTCCAGGGTGGCCACGATCAGCGACATCACCACCCTGCCCCAAGCCGCGGGCGCTCCCACGCGCTACCCGCTGGGCGGATGGAGCATCGGCATCAACCGCGACTCCCCCAACAAGCCGGCGGCCTGGGAGTTTATCAAGTGGATCACCTCGCAGCGTGTGCGGCGGGAGTTCGTGCGCCTGGGCGGTGAACCCATCCGCCGCAGCGAGGTGTCGGACCCCACGCTCCTGGCCGAGTTCCCGTGGTTTGCGATGGTGGGCAAGTCCTTCGAGAACGCCGACGGCGACTTCCGTCCGCGCATCCGGCAGTACCCTCGAATCCAGGATATCCTAGGCCTCGAGGTGAACCTGGTCATCACCGGCCAGAAGTCCCCGAAGGCAGCTCTGGACGCCGCTCAGGCCGCGGCGATGCCGCTGTTTGGCCGGTAA
- a CDS encoding sugar ABC transporter permease produces the protein MAGKNKVGEYTGAPADRSAAAAARPVAKWLKRLGLLPWAAPALLFMLCFAFYPLGYSLYISFFNYSLTDPTQAQTFTGLANYLKAFADPAFRVAALNSVLFVILAVGAQTVLGLAIAVLLNRDRPGTPLVRTFLLAPLTLTPIVVALVWRALYNADYGVVSYYLKALGVNIGRGPIGEPSTALVALVIVDVWQWTPLVALMLLAGLRSQSADLFEAAQIDGASGWQQFWCVALPLLRPILIVALLIRTMDVFKLFDSVYIVTGGGPGYATEVMNHYIFKTGLTFFDMGYAAAMSNLLLVLIGLFTAVYFRAIGQLGVTQ, from the coding sequence TTGGCCGGTAAGAACAAGGTGGGCGAGTACACCGGAGCACCCGCGGATCGCTCGGCAGCAGCGGCCGCGCGCCCGGTGGCGAAGTGGCTGAAGCGGCTGGGGCTGCTCCCCTGGGCAGCCCCAGCCCTCCTGTTCATGCTGTGCTTTGCCTTCTACCCTCTGGGCTACTCTCTGTACATCTCCTTCTTCAACTACAGCCTGACGGATCCGACCCAGGCCCAGACGTTCACCGGGCTCGCCAACTACCTGAAGGCGTTCGCGGATCCGGCCTTCCGCGTCGCCGCCTTGAACTCGGTGTTGTTCGTGATCCTGGCCGTGGGCGCCCAGACGGTGCTCGGCCTGGCCATCGCCGTGCTGCTGAACCGCGACCGGCCCGGCACCCCGCTGGTCCGCACGTTCCTGCTGGCGCCGCTGACCCTCACGCCCATCGTCGTTGCGCTGGTCTGGAGAGCGCTGTACAACGCCGACTACGGGGTTGTCTCCTACTACCTCAAGGCGCTTGGTGTTAACATCGGGCGCGGTCCGATAGGCGAACCGTCCACTGCGCTTGTGGCTTTGGTCATCGTGGACGTCTGGCAGTGGACCCCGCTGGTGGCCCTCATGCTTCTAGCCGGGCTGCGCAGCCAGAGTGCCGATCTCTTTGAGGCGGCCCAGATCGACGGGGCCTCGGGGTGGCAGCAGTTCTGGTGCGTGGCCCTGCCCCTGCTGCGCCCGATCCTCATTGTGGCCCTGCTGATTCGGACCATGGACGTCTTCAAGCTCTTCGACTCGGTTTATATCGTCACGGGCGGAGGGCCCGGCTACGCCACCGAGGTGATGAACCACTACATATTCAAGACCGGCCTGACGTTTTTCGACATGGGGTACGCGGCGGCGATGTCCAACCTACTGCTGGTGCTCATCGGTCTGTTTACCGCCGTCTACTTCCGCGCCATCGGGCAACTGGGGGTTACCCAGTGA
- a CDS encoding carbohydrate ABC transporter permease → MRRHQRAADVITYTLLALIMGFFLFPIVWLLLTSLKPARDAFTIPPVWIFRPILDNFRAVFSMVPVAAYLKNSLTIALGTTALSLVLGVPAGYGLARTASRAAGNSALLMLAIRMAPPVALLIPFYLVMRDMRLLGTYLAVILLQSVFNTTFVTWMMRGYFLSLPADLELAAMTDGCTRFGAFWRVALPLAVPGLATAAIFTFTFSWNDFLLPMLLSGRTTRTLTLGILETMSTYEIGWNNMAAIGMITILPVLLLGYILQPYYVRGLTLGAVRE, encoded by the coding sequence ATGCGGCGACACCAACGGGCGGCGGACGTGATCACGTACACGCTGCTTGCCCTGATCATGGGGTTCTTCCTGTTCCCGATCGTGTGGCTGCTGTTGACCTCGCTCAAGCCCGCACGGGATGCGTTCACGATCCCACCCGTGTGGATCTTCCGTCCGATCCTGGACAACTTCCGCGCTGTGTTCAGCATGGTGCCCGTCGCAGCGTACTTGAAGAACAGCCTGACGATCGCACTGGGGACAACGGCGCTGTCACTGGTGCTCGGCGTGCCCGCCGGCTACGGGCTCGCCCGCACCGCATCGCGCGCCGCCGGGAACTCCGCGCTCCTGATGCTGGCGATCCGCATGGCGCCGCCGGTGGCGCTGTTGATCCCGTTCTACTTGGTCATGCGGGACATGCGCCTGCTGGGGACGTACCTGGCGGTGATTCTGCTGCAGAGCGTCTTCAACACCACGTTCGTGACCTGGATGATGCGCGGCTACTTCCTGTCGCTACCGGCCGACCTGGAGCTGGCGGCGATGACCGACGGCTGCACCAGGTTCGGCGCGTTCTGGCGCGTGGCGCTGCCACTTGCCGTACCGGGGTTAGCTACCGCGGCGATTTTCACTTTCACCTTCTCCTGGAACGACTTCCTCCTTCCGATGCTACTGTCGGGGCGCACCACGCGGACGCTGACCCTGGGAATACTGGAGACGATGAGCACCTACGAGATCGGCTGGAACAACATGGCCGCCATCGGGATGATTACCATATTGCCCGTGCTGTTGCTGGGATATATCCTGCAGCCGTACTATGTCCGAGGGCTTACCCTGGGCGCGGTCCGCGAGTAG
- a CDS encoding amidohydrolase family protein, whose product MTFDLIIRRAQLRQRGGLTDIGITGGRIAAVETRLPSEGAAEIDAAGRLVTEPFVDCHFHIDKSFFGEAVGRYDYPLKPLSGPGELFEGEVRSGMQEYELLHSNVVPIEHTWAFKRQYTPTEVAERVGRALELALAHGTLAMRMFVDVDSFAGLRALEGVLLARERFGRTMTLQVCAFPQEGLLTNPAAFDLMRQAMDMGADVVGGIPFIELDDEGARRHIDYCFDLAKRYDRDVHMLCDDAPNPNFRTLEMLAAKTIREEYHGRVSSGHNGALRVYPDAHAARVINLVRQARINIVANPNVNALGTLTRVNELMAAGVNVCSGQDDLDNFYYPLGRADLLDSMNFMVHLAHLATPQGFEVAFDIVTRNGARTLGMSGYGLEVGAEANLLIFDGSNLHDVLQMQADRNYVIARGRIVASTTRQRHIELIRE is encoded by the coding sequence ATGACCTTTGACCTGATTATCCGCCGCGCCCAGTTGCGCCAACGCGGCGGCCTGACCGACATCGGCATCACGGGCGGCAGGATCGCGGCCGTTGAGACGCGCCTTCCCTCCGAGGGGGCAGCGGAGATTGACGCCGCGGGCCGCCTGGTGACCGAGCCGTTCGTGGACTGCCACTTCCACATAGACAAGTCTTTCTTCGGCGAGGCCGTGGGACGGTACGACTACCCCCTCAAACCGCTGAGCGGGCCGGGCGAGCTGTTCGAGGGCGAGGTCAGGTCGGGCATGCAGGAGTACGAGCTGCTCCACAGCAACGTGGTGCCCATCGAGCACACATGGGCCTTCAAGCGGCAGTACACGCCCACCGAGGTCGCCGAGAGGGTCGGCCGCGCGCTCGAGCTCGCCCTCGCCCACGGGACGCTGGCAATGCGCATGTTCGTGGATGTGGACTCGTTCGCAGGCCTGCGCGCGCTGGAAGGCGTACTGCTGGCGCGGGAACGGTTTGGGCGCACCATGACGCTCCAGGTGTGCGCCTTTCCCCAGGAGGGCCTGCTGACCAATCCGGCGGCGTTCGACCTGATGCGACAGGCGATGGATATGGGTGCCGATGTGGTCGGCGGTATCCCCTTCATCGAGCTGGACGACGAGGGAGCCCGGCGTCACATTGACTACTGCTTTGACTTGGCGAAACGCTACGACCGCGACGTGCACATGCTGTGCGACGACGCGCCGAACCCCAACTTCCGTACGCTGGAGATGCTGGCCGCGAAGACGATCCGCGAGGAGTACCACGGCCGGGTTTCCTCGGGCCACAACGGCGCCCTGCGCGTATACCCGGACGCGCACGCCGCCAGGGTCATCAACCTGGTCAGGCAGGCCCGTATCAACATCGTCGCGAACCCGAACGTCAACGCACTCGGGACCCTCACGAGAGTGAACGAGCTGATGGCCGCCGGCGTAAACGTCTGCTCAGGGCAGGACGACCTGGACAACTTCTACTATCCTTTGGGCCGCGCGGATCTGCTGGACTCCATGAACTTCATGGTCCACCTGGCGCACCTGGCCACCCCCCAGGGATTTGAGGTCGCCTTCGACATCGTCACGCGGAACGGTGCGAGAACCCTGGGGATGTCCGGGTACGGGCTCGAGGTCGGCGCCGAGGCCAACCTGCTCATCTTTGACGGCAGTAACCTGCACGATGTTCTCCAGATGCAGGCCGATCGCAACTACGTGATCGCCCGCGGCCGAATCGTCGCGAGCACCACACGGCAGCGACACATTGAGTTGATCCGAGAGTGA
- a CDS encoding creatininase family protein, producing MEVRDMPDKADAVLIQPIGSTEQHGPHLPLLVDSTIGSAVLTGALERLDHSVPALVLPPLYYGKSNEHLDFAGTISLEAGTLLDVLMDTAASIHRAGFRRLALLNAHGGNRQIVEIAARDIHVRHPEMWVFPFFIWGTPARSGLDLHAGDDETSLMLAIMPEAVRTDAAVTEHPPAALMEGFPDGGIPFAWSSRDLTASGVVGDARAASAAKGRQILESLAARLAQEIRAIHAFRPG from the coding sequence ATGGAGGTCAGGGACATGCCCGACAAGGCCGACGCGGTGCTCATCCAACCGATCGGTTCGACCGAGCAGCACGGGCCGCACCTCCCGTTGCTTGTGGACTCGACTATCGGGTCCGCGGTGCTCACCGGGGCCTTGGAACGCCTGGACCATTCGGTGCCGGCGCTCGTGCTGCCCCCTCTGTACTACGGGAAGTCCAACGAGCACCTCGACTTCGCCGGAACGATATCCCTGGAAGCCGGTACGTTGCTGGACGTGCTTATGGATACGGCCGCAAGCATACACCGCGCGGGATTCCGCCGGCTCGCCCTGCTCAACGCGCACGGCGGCAACAGGCAGATCGTCGAGATTGCCGCGCGGGACATCCACGTGCGGCATCCGGAGATGTGGGTCTTCCCGTTCTTCATCTGGGGAACGCCCGCCCGCAGCGGGCTCGATCTCCACGCCGGCGACGATGAGACGAGCCTGATGCTGGCCATCATGCCCGAGGCCGTGCGCACTGACGCCGCGGTCACGGAGCATCCCCCAGCCGCGTTGATGGAGGGATTTCCAGACGGCGGGATTCCATTTGCCTGGTCATCGCGCGACCTGACTGCCAGCGGCGTGGTGGGAGACGCCAGGGCCGCAAGCGCGGCGAAAGGCCGGCAGATCCTCGAATCCCTGGCCGCGCGGTTGGCCCAGGAGATCCGGGCGATTCACGCCTTCAGGCCGGGATAG
- the ligA gene encoding NAD-dependent DNA ligase LigA, protein MVIPSEARRRVEKLRKEIAEHNYRYHVLDAPTISDAAYDRLVRELRDLEERYPDLITPDSPTQRVGAPPSDAFAAVRHRAPMLSLANAFEEAELDAWDRRVRTALGEVSVHYVCELKIDGAAVSLVYQDGRLVTGATRGDGEQGEDVTPNLRTIPSIPLRLRTTKPPALIEVRGEVYLPRAAFEAANAQREAGGEQRFANPRNAAAGSLRQLDPQITAGRPLQIFAYGVGFTDGLELRTHWETLRWLREAGFRTDPHAKRCSTLDEVKEYLRTWTERRATLDHGTDGVVVKVDDLAQQAELGATTAAPRWALAYKFPAEQAITRLLDITINVGRTGALTPAAVLEPVRVSGVTVSSATLHNEDEIARKDIRIGDWVIVQRAGEVIPEVVAPLPERRSGEERPFTMPGRCPVCQTPVERRDGEAVARCSNPSCPAQVLERLYHFGSRDAMNIEGVGGSLLAQMLEAGLIRDPADLYHLTKEQLLSLDRMADRSAQNVLDAIARSRETTLARFLFALGIRHVGSHVADVLAAHFPTPEALMDASVEEVREVPGIGPTIAASVVDFFEQPATRRLALRLLAAGVRPASGAARVQVRGGPLGGAQIVFTGTLDRWTRGEAEALARAAGGVVTDGVTKKTAYLVVGASPGSKIEQARRLGVKVLTEGEFARLIGEA, encoded by the coding sequence ATGGTCATCCCGAGCGAGGCGCGGCGGCGCGTCGAGAAGCTGCGCAAAGAGATAGCCGAGCATAACTATCGGTACCACGTCCTCGATGCCCCGACGATCTCGGACGCGGCGTATGATCGGCTGGTCCGCGAGCTCCGCGATCTAGAAGAACGCTACCCGGATCTCATCACGCCGGACTCACCCACGCAGCGCGTGGGCGCGCCGCCGTCCGATGCGTTTGCCGCGGTCCGGCACCGGGCGCCGATGCTCAGTCTGGCCAACGCCTTTGAGGAGGCGGAGCTGGACGCCTGGGATAGGCGGGTCCGGACCGCCTTAGGCGAGGTTTCGGTCCACTATGTCTGCGAACTCAAGATTGACGGGGCCGCAGTTTCGCTTGTCTACCAGGACGGGCGGCTCGTCACCGGAGCGACCCGGGGTGACGGAGAGCAGGGAGAGGACGTTACCCCCAACCTGCGTACCATTCCCAGCATCCCCCTGCGCCTGCGCACCACCAAGCCGCCCGCATTGATAGAGGTGCGCGGCGAGGTCTATCTCCCGCGCGCGGCCTTCGAGGCGGCCAACGCCCAGCGCGAGGCCGGTGGCGAGCAGCGCTTCGCCAACCCGCGCAACGCCGCGGCCGGCTCGCTCCGGCAGCTCGACCCCCAGATTACCGCCGGCCGTCCGCTCCAGATCTTCGCATACGGCGTGGGGTTCACCGACGGGTTGGAACTGCGCACGCACTGGGAGACCCTCCGGTGGCTGCGCGAGGCGGGCTTCCGCACCGACCCCCACGCGAAGAGGTGCAGCACGCTCGATGAGGTCAAGGAGTACCTGAGGACCTGGACGGAGCGCCGGGCTACGCTGGATCACGGGACCGACGGCGTGGTGGTCAAGGTGGACGATCTGGCACAGCAGGCCGAGCTTGGGGCGACCACGGCGGCCCCGCGCTGGGCCTTGGCCTACAAGTTCCCGGCGGAGCAGGCAATCACGCGGCTGCTCGACATCACGATAAACGTGGGCCGTACCGGCGCCCTAACACCGGCCGCGGTGCTGGAGCCGGTGCGCGTCTCCGGCGTCACGGTCAGCAGCGCCACGCTGCACAACGAGGACGAGATCGCACGCAAGGACATACGCATAGGCGACTGGGTGATCGTGCAGCGCGCTGGCGAGGTGATCCCGGAGGTGGTGGCGCCGCTGCCCGAGCGGCGGAGTGGAGAGGAGCGTCCGTTTACGATGCCGGGGCGCTGCCCTGTTTGCCAGACCCCGGTTGAGCGTCGCGATGGCGAAGCAGTGGCACGCTGCTCAAACCCATCGTGCCCGGCGCAGGTCTTGGAGCGGTTGTACCATTTTGGGTCGCGCGACGCGATGAACATCGAGGGCGTGGGCGGTAGTCTGCTGGCCCAGATGCTGGAGGCCGGCCTGATCCGCGATCCCGCCGACCTCTACCACCTGACGAAGGAGCAGCTCCTCTCGCTGGACCGCATGGCCGATCGGTCGGCCCAGAACGTGCTGGACGCGATCGCCCGCAGCCGCGAGACCACCCTCGCCCGCTTCCTGTTCGCCCTGGGCATACGGCACGTCGGATCTCACGTTGCCGATGTGCTGGCCGCCCACTTTCCCACACCAGAGGCCCTGATGGACGCCTCGGTTGAGGAGGTGCGCGAGGTTCCCGGAATTGGCCCAACGATAGCCGCCAGCGTCGTTGACTTCTTCGAACAGCCCGCCACCCGCCGTCTTGCCCTGCGGCTGCTCGCGGCCGGGGTCAGGCCCGCCTCCGGCGCGGCGCGGGTCCAGGTGCGCGGCGGGCCGCTGGGCGGTGCGCAGATTGTCTTCACCGGCACGCTGGACCGGTGGACGCGCGGCGAAGCAGAGGCCCTGGCGCGGGCCGCCGGGGGGGTGGTGACCGACGGCGTGACGAAGAAGACCGCGTACCTGGTGGTCGGAGCATCGCCCGGCTCCAAGATCGAGCAGGCACGGCGCCTGGGCGTGAAGGTGCTGACCGAGGGCGAGTTCGCCCGGCTGATAGGTGAAGCATGA
- a CDS encoding GerMN domain-containing protein gives MRRILIWIVVLAVAAALLWWTQLRPQETRVTVFFVGAADGAGTVVPVQRTVQGRRAEALLRGAFDALLAGPTAQERAKGLTTEIPAGTRLRGLSVREGVVTVDLSEAVGSGGGSSSMQGRLWQIVYTGTVLPAARQVRLIIEGEERQTLGGEGLIIDRPITRPPTYPRF, from the coding sequence ATGAGGCGGATCTTGATCTGGATCGTGGTTCTGGCGGTTGCGGCGGCGCTCCTGTGGTGGACGCAGCTTCGGCCACAGGAGACACGCGTCACCGTCTTCTTCGTGGGGGCGGCCGACGGTGCAGGTACGGTGGTCCCGGTCCAACGCACGGTGCAAGGCCGCAGGGCAGAGGCGTTGCTCCGCGGAGCGTTTGATGCGCTGCTGGCCGGCCCGACGGCGCAGGAACGTGCAAAGGGGTTGACGACCGAGATCCCTGCCGGGACGCGGCTTCGGGGCCTTTCCGTCCGTGAAGGCGTTGTCACGGTTGATCTTTCGGAGGCCGTTGGTTCAGGTGGCGGATCATCCAGCATGCAGGGGCGGCTCTGGCAGATCGTCTACACGGGCACGGTACTTCCGGCCGCGCGGCAGGTGCGGCTGATCATCGAGGGTGAGGAACGCCAAACCCTGGGTGGGGAAGGCCTGATTATAGACCGTCCCATCACCAGGCCGCCGACCTATCCAAGGTTCTAA
- a CDS encoding carboxyl transferase domain-containing protein produces the protein MGGPERVRRQHEAGKLTARERLDLLLDPGSFVELDPFVVARSRDFGLDRVETPADGVVTGHGAIDGRPVHVFSQDFTVLGGSLGEGHAAKICKVMDLAIRTGTPVIGLNDSGGARIQEGVVSLGGYADIFLRNTLASGVIPQISAIMGPCAGGAVYSPAITDFTVMVRGTSYMFVTGPQVVRTVTREEVSFEELGGADVHAGRSGIAHFVAEDDEECLLLLRRLMSYLPSNNLDDPPRRSPTDDPSRADPALDDLVPEDPSRPYDMHVAIQRIVDDGEFLEVHAAFARNLIVGFSRLHGWPVGVVAQQPAVMAGALDIDASVKGARFVRFCDAFNIPLLTFVDVPGFLPGTAQEHGGIIRHGAKLLYAYCEATVPKLTVITRKAYGGAYDVMSSTHIRGDLNLAWPTAEIAVMGPEGAIDIVFRKELAEAADPEARRRELVADYRARFATPYVAAGRGYVDDVIEPRETRRRLIVSLELLRRKRATNPRRKHGNMPL, from the coding sequence ATGGGGGGGCCGGAGCGCGTGCGGCGCCAGCACGAGGCAGGCAAGCTCACCGCGCGTGAGCGGCTCGACCTCTTGCTGGATCCCGGATCGTTCGTAGAGCTGGACCCATTTGTCGTGGCCCGCAGCCGTGACTTCGGGCTGGACCGCGTGGAAACCCCGGCCGACGGCGTTGTTACCGGTCACGGCGCCATTGACGGCCGGCCGGTGCACGTCTTCTCGCAGGACTTCACCGTGCTGGGTGGCTCGCTGGGCGAGGGACACGCCGCGAAGATCTGCAAGGTCATGGACCTGGCTATCCGGACCGGCACGCCGGTCATCGGGCTCAACGATTCCGGCGGCGCGCGTATCCAGGAGGGCGTGGTCAGTCTCGGCGGGTACGCCGACATCTTCCTGCGCAACACCCTGGCCAGCGGCGTGATACCGCAGATCTCGGCGATCATGGGTCCGTGCGCCGGGGGCGCTGTGTACTCGCCGGCAATCACCGACTTCACCGTAATGGTTCGGGGCACCTCGTACATGTTCGTAACCGGCCCCCAGGTGGTAAGAACGGTCACACGTGAAGAGGTCTCGTTCGAGGAGCTGGGCGGCGCAGACGTGCACGCGGGCCGGAGCGGCATCGCCCACTTCGTCGCCGAGGATGACGAGGAGTGTCTGCTCCTCCTGCGGCGCCTGATGAGCTACCTTCCCTCCAACAACCTGGACGACCCGCCCCGGCGGAGTCCTACCGACGACCCCTCCCGCGCTGATCCGGCGCTAGACGATTTGGTACCCGAGGACCCATCCCGGCCCTACGACATGCACGTGGCGATCCAACGCATCGTGGACGATGGGGAGTTCCTGGAGGTCCACGCCGCGTTCGCGCGCAACCTCATCGTGGGCTTCTCCCGGCTGCACGGCTGGCCCGTGGGCGTGGTGGCCCAACAGCCCGCGGTCATGGCCGGCGCGCTCGACATAGACGCCTCGGTCAAGGGCGCGCGGTTCGTGCGGTTCTGCGACGCCTTCAACATCCCCCTGCTCACCTTCGTGGACGTGCCGGGCTTCCTGCCGGGCACGGCCCAGGAGCACGGCGGCATCATCAGGCACGGCGCCAAGTTGCTGTACGCCTACTGCGAGGCCACGGTGCCCAAGCTCACGGTGATCACGCGCAAGGCATACGGCGGGGCCTACGACGTCATGTCCAGCACCCACATCCGGGGCGACCTCAACCTGGCTTGGCCGACGGCCGAGATCGCGGTGATGGGTCCAGAAGGCGCCATTGACATCGTGTTCAGGAAGGAACTGGCCGAAGCCGCCGACCCTGAGGCGCGCCGGCGCGAGCTCGTCGCCGACTACCGCGCGCGCTTCGCAACACCCTACGTGGCGGCCGGCCGCGGGTACGTTGACGACGTGATCGAGCCGCGAGAGACGCGCCGCCGTCTGATCGTCTCGCTCGAGCTGCTGCGACGCAAGCGCGCCACAAACCCCAGGCGCAAGCACGGCAACATGCCCCTATAG
- a CDS encoding GNAT family N-acetyltransferase has translation MKLHPVQAGDARFREWLSRYREEITGEAPTDVWLNKYLKALFSSVNKRRHVWWAVDGGRKVGFVVVATGKQWADRLRTQAQIGEFFIYPQYRREGLGRRLAETVIEWLKSEGVDEIQSGVIAGNLRGLRFWEAMGFQIARYSLAYRPDRPREPDEDD, from the coding sequence ATGAAGCTGCATCCTGTTCAGGCGGGTGATGCCCGCTTCCGCGAATGGCTGAGCCGATACCGGGAGGAGATAACCGGTGAGGCGCCTACCGACGTGTGGTTGAACAAGTACCTCAAGGCGCTGTTTTCCTCTGTGAACAAGCGCCGTCACGTCTGGTGGGCGGTTGACGGCGGCCGCAAGGTCGGGTTTGTCGTTGTCGCGACGGGCAAACAGTGGGCCGACCGCTTGCGCACCCAGGCCCAGATCGGCGAGTTCTTCATCTATCCGCAGTACCGCCGCGAAGGACTGGGCCGGCGCCTGGCCGAGACCGTCATCGAGTGGCTGAAGTCCGAAGGCGTGGACGAGATCCAGTCAGGGGTGATCGCCGGCAACCTCAGGGGCCTTCGGTTCTGGGAGGCCATGGGGTTTCAGATCGCGCGTTACTCCCTCGCGTACCGCCCGGACCGGCCTCGCGAGCCCGACGAGGACGACTGA